The following is a genomic window from Plectropomus leopardus isolate mb chromosome 3, YSFRI_Pleo_2.0, whole genome shotgun sequence.
taaaagatacacacacaatgtgtgttttatagGTGGGCACAGCAACAGCACCTTGGTGGCATTGTTATTTGCCCTGTTCGAACTAACAAAACATCTAATTCCATTCCCAGTGTAATAAAAGGGTACTTGGACAGGAATATAAACATCTCCCTAAAGTCGAACCAGATGCTGGTGCACGGCAGAGCGCAGGAttcagaggaaggagagagaacgACAGAAAAACAAGGGAGGTACTTTATATGGGGAAGTGAGTCAGTACCCAGGCCTCAGCACTTCGAAACATTCGTTCCTCAGCTACTTCGCCCTCCATCCCCCTGACCCACCCACCTAACCCAGAGCAGGGGGATATCCCTGAAGAGAAAAGCTGCCCGGCTTGGATTTGATTCCCTCCCATCTCTTGCATGAGGTCTTGAGAGGCCTTTCGGAGAGGCGACTCAGCCACCGCACGCACAGGAGAGGAGGTCTAACCACCACTGCACGCATAAACCGGGTGCATGGCTGTCTGCTGGAGCCTCACCCACCACCCTTAAACTTCAGCATGAGAGGAACGCTGTCTAGTTTCCTTTAGGGTGCAAGTATGATCTCATTTGGCCGAAACTGGCTATGATTAAGACGGTGACACAGTTtggaaaaatctaaatattgcAACGTGAATGTCAGACCCACAGTTGCAGAGTACTGTGTGCTTTGTTATTATATGTATTATAGACAGATGTGGGaacaagtcattgttttgcaagtcacaagtatgTCTTTCTAGGTCTTTGTTTGCTCAATTCAAGTCCAGAGTCAAGATaggcaagtcccaagtcctaaactttatattttgagtcccaaacaagtcataatgctttaccaaatgtaatgccattttgaCCACAGGGTAATaacattaaatttacaaaatgaatgaaCCCTTTtcaaaaattgtatttgttgAAACTAGTGCAACTGAACTTATAATAAAAAGTAGTGCTAACACTGCACTTTCATCGCATATAGCACAAATAAGCAGTAACCTACTACAACAGaatgtattttgtatgtttctgtccTGTCTTGTTGTATTTCACTCACCTTATATCTGAAAATTGTGTTAAACTTTCGGCTCTCAAATTGGCTTGGGGGAAAGGTATCAAGTATATTCAAGTCTAAAGTTTCAAGTCTAAGTGATGTCACAAGTCACTGATGTTGgagtccaagtcaagttgcaagatttttgattttgtcaagtctaaAGGCATCAAATTTGTGACCCAAGTCTGACTTAGGTCCAATtcatgtgacttgagtccacaTCTCTGATGATAAGAGTGCCGCAGGGATGAAGTTTTCTGCAGGCAGATGCAAAGGTTGCACCTACCTGGTTCCCTCGACAAAAAGCCTATAACGTTTTTCCATTAGCttttggattattgcaaaaaataagctctgtggccaACAAATGTTTGATACTTACACGCTTTGTTCAACAACataatctttacaaatgaacaccactttaattttttcatttttgaagcCTATGCAAtagccagaagtaaaaagctaatattGGGCTTTGAACTACATGAACTACACTATGGTCACATGATTCAACATCGCCACCGCAACGAGGCTGTGAAGCAGTGTTCGGCATGGCTCGACGTGTTGGCGTTTTATAgtcttttttggccacttgttAGAAACTCCCTTTTTGTAGACacataaaagcataaaagttTCCAAGAGGGGTATTTACATACTTtttgtcatagaacaaaactttaaagtctcttcagcttgtgttaaccacagaccttatttcaagcctctaaccaaaaacccattcaaaaaattGAAAGgctaactcatttctgggttttaggactcattcctgggctTCTCTAAACAAtatgagcaataaaaaaagcaggTTGCAAAGCGGGAATTAAATATGTTCCAGTtttgaaagttgaaaaagaaagatgacacattgtgacaaatatttaaactttatgttgttttgaaatggcagtacaaaaatacaaaaatatgttgatGCATTTGTCATTCAAATTTCACAGTAGGTACAAGGTTAGGTACAATGAGACTGTTATTTACAGAAGAGTCATTGAGATGTTCCATAATACTCTATAAGGATTATTGAAAGCATTTCGGACATCTGCTTTGAGTTAAAAGACTGAATTGGACCATTTGAACTTGGCCACTTGTATCGATATCTACCAGCTTGGACTGACTCATCATCTTTGGTGGCAGTATCATCAGGTTGGTGCTCCATTCTCAgacaaatttaattttcctttCAATCAGATGGTGCTGATTACATTTGTCTGTCCGGTAAGTTCTTTAAAAGATTCCAATCAAATCaaagcagcaaaacagcaaTGGAATGAACTTGCAAGACttacagaaatgcaaaacaaatccAAGCACTCAACAGAGGAGGTATTGTAGAGGGCTTGGGGTTGTACCAACAATCCTCTGAGAGACTCCTACAAACACAACCAAACTATTAATTTTAGTGATTAGCGGGTGGCACAGAGTTTGGAGCAGAGTAACGATACAGTTTGTGTAGGCTGAGCCCCTTCCTCACCTCCAGACAAAAGTGTAAGCACATACAACCCAAATGTAGCTATTGTCTTCTTGTTTGTGGTGAATTGAAACCACATTAACCATAAAGTGGTATCAACTTTCCAAACATAATAGCAAAGCTTTCCATCAGCTTGAGGGGGGAAAACTGCTTGTTTGTGGGGAAATTAGAGAAcgtaaaaactgtaaaaaaaaccccaaaaaaaaccaaaacaaaaaagccaatgCCAGCAGCCGctattatacacacacaataaacaaaacgcaataaatacattttatgcaTCAGCTTTCCCAAGGATATATGGATTTGTTACTaggataaaaacataaatagagTTTGATACCTTCTCCAATAAATAGTAGTGGTATTCTATTTACAGTATGCACACATCTCCCAAAGAGCCAATGAGATATTTCTATCTCGAGACACGTGTGTGTTCATCTGCCTCCTTTTTTCAAACTATCACAAATTGCTCACAGGGATTTGTAGCTCTTTTTGAGGCAGTTACACTACTGTATGTCTTCAGAAAAAGGTTTTCCAAATGTATCGTCATTTTGTGTACaaagaggagggggagtgattgtcaaaaaaagaaaaaggtcatCACAGGAAGCTAGTGGTGTATCGTCTCTAAAAATGGGGCTGTGTCACGAGTTGTCCATCTAGACCGCGTTTTCTTCGCTGCCCTCCAGATCTTGAGGTTTCCGAGGGGGATCTGCACAAAAAAGACagtcaaaatgtgtttgcatgaaAACTTCAGGgttaccacacattttcatggacaaaactttacaaggacacaaaataaatttttttttccttgccccACTCGCCCagtgttttttcaaacatatatgATTTAAGTTTAGTAGTAAactaaaaaattcaaacaataatttctgttttaacagtttctgaCTACGATAAGTGGTGTAATTTTGCCGATTTTTGTGCATTCCTCGCATTCCGAACCCATTTTcgtgagaaataaaaaaacaaaaaaaaaaatataaaagaattGCCACAGAAAtcgctgttgtttttttgttttgtttgaagaAAACACGTCTTCAACTgggttttaaaggcatgttttttttaaaaaatcagcagtaaaataaatacaaaatacaatttttaagccaaaagtgctgaaaaaaatatttgacatgcttAGGGGACATACATAAAGGGAAAGACGAAATGCTAGGAGAAAATTTTTGTGATggacaaataaattaaaacaacttgACACAAATTAGTTATATTACGTagtcagctacagaaaataaattcactgttattttacattaatgtaatttaatttattacacacaacacatttccagtatttttccaaaactataaataattttcactagttccattacttttcctggcacaaatgtgattgtgaaattccactACTTTCTgagttttccatgaccgtggaaCCCTGAAACTCACTGTTACAGACAAGTAGGAgcagtaaaatgagaaagtaacAGGTGTTTTTGTAGTCTTACTGTTGCAGTGGCCATAGTGGCGAACTCCTATGGAGCGGCCAAGGAAGCAGGTGGCTCGGCGGAGGTGGCAGGCGCTGGGGTAAGTGATGTTGTCATTGCCACAGATTGGCTGCTCAGACGGCATGGGGATTGGGCACGGAGTTGTACGGCACATGACACAGTGAGCACTGTTGGTCTGGTCAGTCACACAGGTGTGGGTACCTGGACACACCACATTGGAGCATGACTCTGCAAAGCATGAGGAAAAGGACAATCAGCAGATATAAAAGGTGTGACATTTTGCTTTCATGCAGACCAGCTCATCTTGAAAATAGCGAATGAATCTTACTTTTGCAGTCTCCTTGGTACATGACCTCCAGGTCCGGGTGCCCCATGCAGCGGGCCATCAGCAGCGTACACTCATCCTTATATGACTTCCCGTCGCTGCCACACACAGCGTGCTTCCGGGTAATGTGAGAGCAGTCTGgagagcacacacactgtggccTTCCCATCTTCATTTTGCAAACCTTCCCGGGACTGCATTTGACTCCCTCGCAAGTCTCTACAAAAGCACAGCAAGTGGTTTCATATGTGCGTGAGCTCTGCGCAGTGTCAGTGTAATGTTACTGTATTAACAAGTCTGCAGACATCAGGTGATCCGCAGGCATTTTTATCCAAAACAAGCTCGAGTTCAGGGGTTTTCCCCAGACCATAACACAATTTTCACCTTGcacaatatttacaataatcACATCTCTTTATTGACCGTTACACACAGGGGTGTCTCGCCGGGTGGAATGTGAGGCTGGCGTGTTTTCATAACAGATCTATGTGTACGGCTGCACACAGACTGGGCTAAGCTCCTGCAGAGGGACGGAGGGGCTCGGAGGTAGACGGAGTTCAAATAGCTGTCAGAGAAGTTTACAGGCTGAGAGGCGAGGAAGCCCCGGGCTCCTCTCACACCCCATAATGTCAGAGCGCAGGAGGAAGTGTAATCCTACACAGTGCAGAGTCAACATCAGACAACGCACACAGGTCTCTTCCCAGGACCTTTACAGATGATCAGTTTTGAGTCCTGAGGATTCTGTAAACAATGAGAACCTTATTTCCTGTCTCTACTAGCACTCCAATATCCTGTTTTATTCCAGAGCcgtgtgctttttttaatctgactCTCCTGATAAAACTTTTGGTTGATTTCCATCTTTCACTCTGTCTCTTGCTGCATATATATCACCTCCTCTGCATCTCCCAGTAGGAACATGTCTGGAAGCAGCAGTGGTAGAATTTAACTAAGCACACTTATTtacaagtactgtacttaagtacaaatttgaggtacttttacttgagtattttaatctcatacCACTTTGTACTTCTACTTTACTACATTGTACTatttactccactacaattatttgatttttttttttaaccaatttttgcacacaaaccatTTGAGAATATCAATGCAGCTTGATTGATTAGAAATTAACTGACGACtgaagatttgctgcttttccttttaataattgtgatttattaAATGGAATATGTTTTAATCTGcattaagtacttttacttttaatcagtggtgtaatgtaacaaagtaataatactttgttgcagtacttaagtaaagtacagatactccaaaaatattgtttttatatttttgtcactttcacttttattccACTATATtgcctaaataaaatgtatacttttactcaactacTTTCCCCCTATGCATCTTATTTACTTAATACAAAGTAGGGAAGGAACTTAAATTTTTTAAGTTGTGAGAAAaagcaaattttcttttaatttaaattgtgCTCTATTTTTACAGTAGTGTACatattacaaagaaataaacttcataattctCAAAAATCTGGCAGCTTGCTTTCTTATTAACAGTATGTACCTGTACTTTTACTGTCAACACTTGACTACATTtgatatcataaaattacttttgatacttaaagtaTCTGACATTTACTGTGCTTAAGAGTTTTTCTGAAGTAATATACTAATAGGTGAATtcaacttctaccaaagtcattttctggtaagaaatctgtacttttacccAAGTATgcctttcaggtacttcatccatcactgcttaaataaacatgttttcctgATTGTGCTTACATGCtttcactgacattttcattgcaggacttttacttgtagtggGTTATTTTTGAAGTGTACTTTGATTTAAGATAAGGATCTGACTACTTGCTTCACCACTGGAAAACTTAATGATGTCTTACTCTGAATTGACAAGCCACTGTTAAAACTTTCAGTGACGTGACATTCACGATACTGACGTTTTCCTCCCACAGAATTCCAAATAATCAAGTTAGTGTAGCACATTATGAGTCCCAGACATCTGGGCATGTGGCGTGCATTTATTCCCGCCTGCAGGAAtgtatttccttattttgctcATGGAAGCAAACAGGGCTCCCTTTTAACTAGCTTTAGAAGAAGCGAACACATAATGAaagggaggaaagagaaagatagAGGATCTGATTGGACCAATAAGGGAGAGTTGCAGGCTACCCCTGACTGTGGTCTCTGCTTATTTCAGGTTTATCTAAGTACAATCTCTGCTTGATGAAGCCATGTGGAGAGGCCAAAAACCTTGGGTGTGTTCTCCCAAAAATTGCCAGTAGCTTGATTATAACTGGACCTTATCAGCATGGAGAAATTCACATTTTTGGCCTATGATTACATCAGTGCTGCTTATGAAAAATTATCTGCAAGTGAACCTGAATGAACCTCGCAGAGATTCCAGGAGGGGAAGCTTCTCAGGACAGCTGGGTGGAGTTATGTGGAACGCCTCTCCTCCATCCACGTCTGCATTTTGTTAGAAAACTGCAACCAGGCGGGaactcattgtgtaaatatctTGATTCACAATGGTTTGAATTAACTTTCACTAACTCTCCGTGGAGAGACAAGAGTTATTTAGTGTTACGGAGAAGCCGATTTTTGTCCCTGTGATGTGAAAACACAAGTCTGCAAATGATATCTAAGCAGTGATTAAAGGTCCCCGTACTTACCTTAAAAATTACCACTGACAGTAGCCGTGGGATGTAATTATAATGTTTACTCACAATGAGACTGCAAAGAATTTAAATGTGGGTTCAAAGCAGTTTAACTTTTGAATTATATGCAGTGACTAATACCCCACAGCAATAAACCAAAGGCAACCAATTGAATCCCTCCACTTAGTgaattcatttgtgttttttttaaaggtttcttTGTTTACCTTTGCATGGTTTACAGGAGACAATTCCCAGGAAGCCCAGCAGGCTGACCTCATTCATGGGCAGGCTGGTGTTGGACCATGCTGTGTCCAGGCGTCCCCCGGCACAGCACTCCTCTCTGGTCACCCCTCTCATCAGCACCATGTCGCACCTTTGGTCCTGACTCTGTTGCAGCCAGCACATCCCAGCTAAAGaacaaagcataaataaaacaaattaacttACTCTAACACACATAAActcacatataaacacataacAAAGTATATTATATAAACCTGAAGTTATTGTCAGCTGGACTTCTTCtaaataatatacattaaaTCAAAGgcttattataaaaatgttgcattataAAGGCTTATATATAGCACCTGGCAGCTACAATGTTTACACAGATATTAATTGTAAATATGTTCTTTAAAAGCTAACTATAAAAGACTAGATAACTTATcttcaaaaatatcaaacacatAGGATAAACTTGAGCTCTTGTAAAAAGTACCTAATCATTGTGATAACTGTTAGAGGATTCATgcagttattttaaaagtatgaCATGCGgatggtaattttttttcaaaatgaaaaaaaaagaggaaaaagtccACTCACCACTAGCAGGATTCCTCCCAATCTGATACAAAGTGAGCAGCACAccaaaaacaggaataaaaaagaTCATTGTGTACTCAAGTTTGTACAAAACTTGTTAATTTCCTAAAAGCTGGTCTCAAATGCaaatatcagaaaaagaaatgacgTTCCTCTGGCAAACACAGCAGATCACTCTAACTCTGGAAGTAGCTCTCCCTTATGTGAATGAATGTGTTGTGGATAAGTGATGTCGTTCCCCCTCTGTATAAATATTTAGCCCAGATGGAATTATGCTGCTGGGATGGGCGATCCGCTCAGCCAGTAATAAGCCAGGGCAGGACACAGTTTGACTCTGACTCAATTTCCAGAGTCGGGAAATGATCCATGCCCTCCAGCGCCAGACGCTGGGCACTTaaatgac
Proteins encoded in this region:
- the fstl3 gene encoding follistatin-related protein 3, producing the protein MIFFIPVFGVLLTLYQIGRNPASAGMCWLQQSQDQRCDMVLMRGVTREECCAGGRLDTAWSNTSLPMNEVSLLGFLGIVSCKPCKETCEGVKCSPGKVCKMKMGRPQCVCSPDCSHITRKHAVCGSDGKSYKDECTLLMARCMGHPDLEVMYQGDCKKSCSNVVCPGTHTCVTDQTNSAHCVMCRTTPCPIPMPSEQPICGNDNITYPSACHLRRATCFLGRSIGVRHYGHCNNPPRKPQDLEGSEENAV